A genome region from Solanum pennellii chromosome 12, SPENNV200 includes the following:
- the LOC107005491 gene encoding protein NRT1/ PTR FAMILY 1.2-like isoform X2, which translates to MEPSTINSSKTEDHHNKILSHHDNPPPPTMQLQRSKGGLVTMPFIIANEALERVATFGVLPNMTFYLMKEYSMGVTNAQNLLFYWSSATNFLPLIGALIADSYLGRFLTIGFGSIFSLLGTIVLWLTAMIPKARPPPCDLLVSSQACKSATTAQYTILISSFMLMSIGAGGIRPCSLAFGANQFDKRDNNNNNNNMKRVLETYFNWYYAAVMISVLIAMTGIVYLQDHMGWKIGFGVPVIIMFFSAFLFFLATPLYIKQNVINNLLGRFVQVIAVAYKNRKLSYPEQNSGYHYNKGSEFIVPTSKLRFLNKACIIKSPEDVKQDGVAVDSWSLCTVEQVEELKALVRVMPLWSTGIMISINLSQSSFPLLQAKSMDRHITKRVEIPAASFGVFTVIALTVWLIVYDRVILPLGSRIRGKSFRIGTKERMGIGIFFSCMAMLLSGIIEHIRRRKSINQGLLNNPEGIVAMSAMWLVPQHCLNGIAEAFNAIGQIEFYYSELPKSMSSIATAMFGLGTAVANLLASVILSNVDSITKREGKESWVSSNINRGHYENYYWLLAIMTCLNLVYFIVCSWAYGPCVESWSKKMDEKDGEMELENVS; encoded by the exons ATGGAACCTTCTACCATTAATTCATCTAAAACTGAGGATCATCACAATAAAATACTTTCTCATCATGATAatccaccaccaccaacaatgCAACTTCAAAGATCCAAAGGTGGTCTTGTAACCATGCCATTTATTATAG CAAATGAGGCATTGGAGAGGGTGGCAACTTTTGGTGTTTTACCAAATATGacattttatttgatgaaaGAGTATAGTATGGGAGTAACAAATGCACAAAATTTACTCTTTTATTGGTCATCAGCTACCAATTTTTTACCACTTATTGGAGCACTCATAGCAGATTCATATCTTGGACGCTTCCTTACTATTGGATTTGGTTCCATCTTCAGTTTATTG GGGACAATTGTGTTGTGGTTAACTGCAATGATTCCGAAAGCAAGGCCTCCCCCTTGTGATCTTCTAGTGTCATCTCAGGCATGTAAATCCGCAACAACAGCTCAATACACAATCTTGATCTCCTCATTCATGCTTATGTCGATTGGCGCTGGTGGTATTAGGCCATGTTCGTTAGCATTTGGTGCAAATCAATTTGATAAGCgcgataataataataataataataatatgaaacgCGTGTTGGAGACTTATTTTAACTGGTACTACGCTGCTGTTATGATATCTGTTCTTATTGCTATGACTGGCATTGTATATCTTCAAGACCATATGGGATGGAAAATCGGATTTGGTGTTCCTGTGATTATTATGTTCTTCTCTGCTTTCCTCTTTTTTCTTGCTACTCCGCTTTATATCAAGCAAAACGTGATCAACAATTTGTTGGGAAGATTTGTTCAGGTAATCGCCGTTGCTTATAAGAACAGGAAACTTTCATATCCTGAACAGAATTCTGGTTATCATTACAATAAAGGTTCAGAATTTATCGTGCCAACGAGCAAATTAAG GTTTTTGAACAAAGCTTGCATTATTAAATCCCCTGAAGATGTTAAGCAAGATGGTGTAGCAGTCGATTCGTGGAGTCTTTGTACAGTTGAGCAAGTAGAGGAGCTAAAAGCCCTTGTTAGAGTGATGCCATTGTGGTCAACAGGGATCATGATATCGATTAACTTGAGCCAAAGTTCGTTCCCTTTACTTCAAGCTAAATCTATGGATAGACATATAACTAAACGCGTTGAAATTCCAGCAGCCTCATTTGGGGTATTTACTGTCATCGCATTAACAGTTTGGCTTATTGTGTATGACCGCGTGATCCTTCCATTAGGATCAAGAATCAGAGGTAAATCTTTTCGTATTGGAACTAAAGAAAGAATGGGAATTGGGATATTCTTTTCTTGTATGGCTATGTTACTCTCTGGGATCATTGAACATATTCGTAGAAGAAAATCAATCAATCAAGGCCTATTGAACAACCCCGAGGGAATAGTGGCAATGTCAGCAATGTGGCTAGTGCCACAACATTGTTTAAATGGGATAGCAGAGGCATTCAACGCGATAGGCCAAATTGAATTCTATTACTCTGAGCTCCCGAAAAGTATGTCAAGTATTGCTACCGCGATGTTTGGACTTGGAACAGCTGTGGCAAATCTGTTGGCAAGTGTGATACTGAGCAATGTGGATAGTATTACCAAAAGAGAAGGGAAAGAAAGTTGGGTTTCAAGTAATATTAATAGGGGACATTATGAGAACTATTATTGGCTTCTTGCTATTATGACTTGTTTAAATTTGGTTTATTTTATCGTTTGTAGTTGGGCTTATGGACCTTGTGTTGAGAGTTGGAGTAAGAAAATGGATGAGAAAGATGGTGAGATGGAACTAGAGAATGTATCTTGA
- the LOC107007252 gene encoding malonate--CoA ligase — MSTLKIFNYFLSSKATPLHSLYIQYHFSCQRYHSFISSQLRLLSSATSSLSYMELVKEVASKGPESQKNIAIRADEKSYSYLQLISSARRISNLLSKLDLKTDKGIKENEHHKGARVGIVAKPSAEFVAGILGTWLSGGCAVPLALSYPESELLHVMNDSDISIILSTEDHQELMNAIAAKTGAQLSLIPSIPDVHSSTKHDQSKDMVSDGQQDLLEINSYGENPAFILYTSGTTGKPKGVVHTHNGVLAQVQMLANAWEYTPKDQFLHCLPLHHVHGLFNALLAPLYAGSTVDFVPKFSVRGIWQRWRESYPTDGTIRDNAITVFTGVPTMYARLIQGYEAMDPELKTASASAARHLRLMMSGSSALPLPVMQQWETITGHRLLERYGMTEFVMAISNPINGKRKGGTVGKPFPGVQAKILLDDGSSNDQTGVGELCIKSPSLFKEYWKLPEVTKQSFTDDGYFKTGDTVTVDEEGYYIILGRTNADIMKFGGYKLSALEIEAVLLEHQAILECCVLGLPDKDYGEVVCAIVVPETEVKRRRDEELKPALTLHELSDWAKEKLAPYKIPTRLFLWESLPRNAMGKVNKKELKRKLTEDPK, encoded by the exons CTTATCCTCCG CTACAAGTAGTTTAAGCTATATGGAGCTGGTCAAGGAAGTTGCCAGCAAGGGACCTGAATCGCAGAAGAATATTGCGATAAGAGCTGATGAAAAGAGCTACAGTTACCTGCAGTTGATATCATCTGCTAGgagaatttcaaatttgttaaGCAAGCTAGATCTTAAAACC GACAAAGGCATCAAAGAAAATGAACATCACAAAGGAGCAAGAGTAGGGATTGTGGCCAAACCTTCTGCTGAGTTCGTTGCTGGAATACTAGGGACCTGGCTTAGTGGAGGTTGTGCAGTTCCTCTTGCTCTGAGCTATCCTGAGAGTGAACTGCTACATGTGATGAATGACTCG GACATCTCCATAATTTTGAGTACTGAAGACCACCAAGAACTTATGAATGCAATTGCAGCAAAAACTGGTGCTCAGTTGTCTCTCATTCCTTCAATTCCCGATGTGCATTCATCAACAAAACATGACCAATCAAAAGACATGGTTTCTGACGGTCAACAAGATCTGCTAGAGATCAATTCCTATG GCGAGAACCCTGCTTTTATCTTGTACACCAGCGGCACAACAGGGAAACCAAAAGGAGTTGTGCACACACACAATGGAGTCTTAGCACAG GTCCAAATGTTAGCTAATGCATGGGAATACACGCCCAAGGATCAATTTCTGCATTGTCTACCACTCCATC ATGTGCATGGACTTTTCAATGCTTTGCTTGCCCCTCTTTATGCAGGTTCCACG GTCGACTTCGTGCCAAAATTCAGTGTGAGGGGAATTTGGCAGAGATGGCGTGAATCATATCCTACAGATGGGACTATAAGAGATAATGCCATTACGGTGTTTACTGGA GTTCCAACTATGTATGCACGATTGATACAAGGTTATGAAGCAATGGATCCAGAACTAAAAACAGCTTCTGCTTCAGCAGCAAGGCACTTGCGCCTTATG ATGAGTGGCTCCTCTGCACTTCCTCTGCCCGTCATGCAGCAGTGGGAAACCATTACTGGACACCGGTTATTGGAACGTTATGGCATGACTGAG TTTGTGATGGCAATCTCTAATCCCATAAATGGCAAGCGCAAAGGAGGTACTGTTGGCAAGCCATTTCCAGGTGTGCAG GCCAAGATTCTTTTGGACGATGGGAGTAGCAATGACCAAACTGGAGTTGGGGAGCTCTGCATTAAGAGCCCATCACTGTTCAAAGAATACTGGAAATTACCTGAG GTAACCAAGCAGTCATTTACTGATGATGGATATTTCAAGACTGGAGATACTGTTACTGTTGACGAAGAGGGGTATTACATCATTCTGGGAC gtACAAATGCTGATATTATGAAGTTTGGAGGATACAAATTATCAGCGTTGGAAATTGAAGCAGTTCTGTTGGAG CATCAAGCTATATTAGAGTGCTGTGTTTTAGGCTTGCCTGACAAAGACTATGGCGAAGTGGTATGTGCAATAGTTGTGCCTGAGACTGAGGTTAAAAGAAGACGAGATGAGGAGCTAAAGCCTGCACTAACCTTGCACGAACTTTCTGATTGGGCAAAGGAGAAGCTTGCCCCATACAAG ATACCAACTCGTCTGTTTCTGTGGGAATCTCTGCCTCGAAATGCGATGGGAAAG GTAAACAAGAAAGAGCTAAAAAGGAAGCTGACTGAAGATCCCAAATGA
- the LOC107005491 gene encoding protein NRT1/ PTR FAMILY 1.2-like isoform X1 yields the protein MEPSTINSSKTEDHHNKILSHHDNPPPPTMQLQRSKGGLVTMPFIIANEALERVATFGVLPNMTFYLMKEYSMGVTNAQNLLFYWSSATNFLPLIGALIADSYLGRFLTIGFGSIFSLLDQVLGMEKILFGALPLNEPYRARSGFNRSPNVDFRHRGTIVLWLTAMIPKARPPPCDLLVSSQACKSATTAQYTILISSFMLMSIGAGGIRPCSLAFGANQFDKRDNNNNNNNMKRVLETYFNWYYAAVMISVLIAMTGIVYLQDHMGWKIGFGVPVIIMFFSAFLFFLATPLYIKQNVINNLLGRFVQVIAVAYKNRKLSYPEQNSGYHYNKGSEFIVPTSKLRFLNKACIIKSPEDVKQDGVAVDSWSLCTVEQVEELKALVRVMPLWSTGIMISINLSQSSFPLLQAKSMDRHITKRVEIPAASFGVFTVIALTVWLIVYDRVILPLGSRIRGKSFRIGTKERMGIGIFFSCMAMLLSGIIEHIRRRKSINQGLLNNPEGIVAMSAMWLVPQHCLNGIAEAFNAIGQIEFYYSELPKSMSSIATAMFGLGTAVANLLASVILSNVDSITKREGKESWVSSNINRGHYENYYWLLAIMTCLNLVYFIVCSWAYGPCVESWSKKMDEKDGEMELENVS from the exons ATGGAACCTTCTACCATTAATTCATCTAAAACTGAGGATCATCACAATAAAATACTTTCTCATCATGATAatccaccaccaccaacaatgCAACTTCAAAGATCCAAAGGTGGTCTTGTAACCATGCCATTTATTATAG CAAATGAGGCATTGGAGAGGGTGGCAACTTTTGGTGTTTTACCAAATATGacattttatttgatgaaaGAGTATAGTATGGGAGTAACAAATGCACAAAATTTACTCTTTTATTGGTCATCAGCTACCAATTTTTTACCACTTATTGGAGCACTCATAGCAGATTCATATCTTGGACGCTTCCTTACTATTGGATTTGGTTCCATCTTCAGTTTATTG GATCAAGTCCTAGGTATGGAGAAAATCCTGTTTGGCGCGCTACCCCTGAATGAGCCTTATAGAGCGCGATCTGGATTCAATCGAAGCCCCAATGTGGACTTCAGACACCGG GGGACAATTGTGTTGTGGTTAACTGCAATGATTCCGAAAGCAAGGCCTCCCCCTTGTGATCTTCTAGTGTCATCTCAGGCATGTAAATCCGCAACAACAGCTCAATACACAATCTTGATCTCCTCATTCATGCTTATGTCGATTGGCGCTGGTGGTATTAGGCCATGTTCGTTAGCATTTGGTGCAAATCAATTTGATAAGCgcgataataataataataataataatatgaaacgCGTGTTGGAGACTTATTTTAACTGGTACTACGCTGCTGTTATGATATCTGTTCTTATTGCTATGACTGGCATTGTATATCTTCAAGACCATATGGGATGGAAAATCGGATTTGGTGTTCCTGTGATTATTATGTTCTTCTCTGCTTTCCTCTTTTTTCTTGCTACTCCGCTTTATATCAAGCAAAACGTGATCAACAATTTGTTGGGAAGATTTGTTCAGGTAATCGCCGTTGCTTATAAGAACAGGAAACTTTCATATCCTGAACAGAATTCTGGTTATCATTACAATAAAGGTTCAGAATTTATCGTGCCAACGAGCAAATTAAG GTTTTTGAACAAAGCTTGCATTATTAAATCCCCTGAAGATGTTAAGCAAGATGGTGTAGCAGTCGATTCGTGGAGTCTTTGTACAGTTGAGCAAGTAGAGGAGCTAAAAGCCCTTGTTAGAGTGATGCCATTGTGGTCAACAGGGATCATGATATCGATTAACTTGAGCCAAAGTTCGTTCCCTTTACTTCAAGCTAAATCTATGGATAGACATATAACTAAACGCGTTGAAATTCCAGCAGCCTCATTTGGGGTATTTACTGTCATCGCATTAACAGTTTGGCTTATTGTGTATGACCGCGTGATCCTTCCATTAGGATCAAGAATCAGAGGTAAATCTTTTCGTATTGGAACTAAAGAAAGAATGGGAATTGGGATATTCTTTTCTTGTATGGCTATGTTACTCTCTGGGATCATTGAACATATTCGTAGAAGAAAATCAATCAATCAAGGCCTATTGAACAACCCCGAGGGAATAGTGGCAATGTCAGCAATGTGGCTAGTGCCACAACATTGTTTAAATGGGATAGCAGAGGCATTCAACGCGATAGGCCAAATTGAATTCTATTACTCTGAGCTCCCGAAAAGTATGTCAAGTATTGCTACCGCGATGTTTGGACTTGGAACAGCTGTGGCAAATCTGTTGGCAAGTGTGATACTGAGCAATGTGGATAGTATTACCAAAAGAGAAGGGAAAGAAAGTTGGGTTTCAAGTAATATTAATAGGGGACATTATGAGAACTATTATTGGCTTCTTGCTATTATGACTTGTTTAAATTTGGTTTATTTTATCGTTTGTAGTTGGGCTTATGGACCTTGTGTTGAGAGTTGGAGTAAGAAAATGGATGAGAAAGATGGTGAGATGGAACTAGAGAATGTATCTTGA